The nucleotide window GCAGCAAAAACCGTTTGTGTTGGTCGAATTTTCCCACCATTAGTCGCAAAATCAATATGACGCAGCAAGGCTTCGAAAATAGCTTCTTCCTCTAATAAATGGCGCTCGTCAAAAACATGGAGCGACTGCCAAAAAAGACGCCCAATGCATTTATTGCTATTGCGCCACGCAACCCGTGCACCAAATGTTAACTCCTCTGCCGTTAGCTCATACGGTCTCTGCTGTAGTCGCTGCGTTAGCCATTCGTCTGTTTTTTGATATTCTTTTTTATATAAATTGAAAAAATCATACATTTCCTGTTGCTTCATTATTCCATCCTCCACTCACCTTCATTGTAGAAGATGCGTAAAGGGAAACCAATGCTTGATGCACGTCGCAAAACATGTATTTTTCATATATGACTAAATTTAGTCAAAATAAGGATAGAGAATTAAAGATTTATCAATTACTATAAATAAAAAGGGGGAATGGAAATGATTTGGATTATTTTAAGTATCGTCATATTTTTTATCGGGTTTTTAACGCCAATTAGTGGGCTATTTACACTTCCGATTAGTGTGGCATTAATGATTTGGGGGATTTTCGTATTATTTAAAACTAAGAGAATCACACGGTGATTAGAAAAATAATAAGGTTACTGATTCCTGCTTTTTTCACTATCTTTTTTATAAGAGAAATATTCGTACGAGAACATAGGTCTTTCAAAGTACCTGCTATTTTGCTAGCAATCGTTACTGTATGTGCACTCGTACAAAATATATTGGCATTTAAATACCATGCTAAAGAGAATACAAGTGAACCAATATTATTGAAGAAAATCATTGGATTACTTGTTTTTTCTGTCATTATTATTTTGTTCCCCCAAGTAATTTTCATAGAAAGTCATTGGCTTTTCAAAATACCTGTGCTGCTGCTTATCTTTTACGCCCTTTTGCAATTCGTTCACTATCTAAAAGATAAGAGAGCTGCCTAAATACAAGCCTTTAGGCAGCTTGCTTTATTGCTCAGGCAAATAATTCACCTGCCAAATGCCATCTGCTGTTTTCGATAAACCAAAAAAAGCTCTTTTATATTTCGTAAAAATATAGGCCTTGTGATTTTCTTCAATTTTTTCATAAAGTTGCGTATGCTTAAAAGCAGGGTTGCTTTTTAAATCGCCTATGTCTTGACTAAATTCCTCAAATGTTGGTTTTACACTCTCTTCATTGATTAATTCATAAATGACTCGTATATCATTTTGCTCCATGGCAAATTGATATAACTGAAAAACTTCATGTGGTGCAAGATTAATCAGTAAAGCCTTATTCAATTCCTGTGAAAACTGAAGATATATTTTTTCAAGCTTCTCATCCAGTAAAAGCTTGCCCTGCTCATTTAAAGTCAGTTGAAAAGTAAATAAATGCTCATATTCAGCCCAATCAGTTCCCAAATCCAATATATTTGTATCTTTCGCTAAATAAGCATCCTTTATCTTCTCTAATCCTTTAATTGTGATAATTGCAGGTACATCTATATAAAGCTCTGGCATGTCACGTAAAACTTTCTCTGCACTAGGTGGAAACATAATTTTAGTTGAAGCCTTAATTGCCCCTCTTAATTCTGGATAATCTTCGATAGATTCTTCATTTACTTGAAAGTAAAATACGTCATTTTCATAGTGAATCATACCTAATAAATCACCTCCAAAATTAGCCAAATTGGCATTTTTATCTGATGGAATCAGTTGGAGTAAAGCAAACAACATTAGGTAGCTCGTCAGCAAAATTGTTGCGATATAAAATGAGTTATTTTTTTGCTTAGCTTTTGTATTCTGCTGAATTTGCTTTCTCGTATTTTCGATAATTCTCCTTTTACTACCTTGCATTGCCTCAAAGCGTTTAAATTGCCATTTACTCATGTGAAGTCCACTCCTTCCAACTTTTCTTTCAAAAGCTCCCTACCTCGTTTCAACCTAGATTTTACCGTGCTTTCAGGTGTCGCTATAATTGCTGAAATCTCCTTTGTTGTAAATCCTTCAAAATAATAATACGTAATGATTTCCCTAAATTTTAACGGCAGTGCCAACACTTCTTCCTCTAATGCTGAGGATTCATAGAGGATGTCTGTTATTTTTAAAATAGGTAGCTTTTTATAAAGGACAAGTTTTCGATACGCCCAACTCTTTAAATAATCTTTACATTTATTGGAAGTAATTTTAGTAAGCAATGCCTTTAATTCTTCGTGTGCTTGGTGATTGTAGGTGTAATAATATTTAATAAAGACTTCCTGCACAATGTCCTCAGATGCTTGCACATCCTTTGTGTAATAATAGGCAATACGAAATAACAGGTCGGTATATTCATCCATCACATCTTCTAAATGATTCATTTTCGGCCTCCTCTCACTACTATAAACGATTCTCACCATCGAAAAAGACGAATAATTTTTTTAGCGAATAAAAAAATGCTCCTCATTTTCAATGAATATAATGTGCGCTCAATATTGTTAAAAAATATGTATGATTCCCCCCTAAAATATTGCTCCTCTCCCCTTTGATTACAATTAGAAACAGAACCTTAATTTTGCCATTCCCTACTCCTGTTAATTACAATTGCGGTACGTAGATTGATACGATGTTATTACCTTGAGGTAAGACACTATGCTATAGCAAAAAATTCAAATACCTAAATCTTTACCTAGTATAGTCTACGAATTTTCTATTAATATTGAATCATAGTAGACAGAAGAAAGGACTATTTAATGATGAATGTAAATTTTAAAAAATGGCTATTAATCAGTGCAATTTTCATTACAGGGTTCACAACAATAATCTTCCCATTAGAAAGTTATGCTGCTGCTAAGAATGAAATTTCAAATGATTCTATTAATATGATTAAACAAACAAATAGTGAATTGATTTATGAAGTTGAACAAGATGGAGTGCTTTTACGTTACGAAGAGGAAATCCAAGAATATGAAAATAAAACGGAAGTCAAAACTAAAATCTATCAAGT belongs to Lysinibacillus louembei and includes:
- a CDS encoding sigma-70 family RNA polymerase sigma factor; the protein is MNHLEDVMDEYTDLLFRIAYYYTKDVQASEDIVQEVFIKYYYTYNHQAHEELKALLTKITSNKCKDYLKSWAYRKLVLYKKLPILKITDILYESSALEEEVLALPLKFREIITYYYFEGFTTKEISAIIATPESTVKSRLKRGRELLKEKLEGVDFT